The proteins below come from a single candidate division WOR-3 bacterium genomic window:
- the lptE gene encoding LPS assembly lipoprotein LptE, with amino-acid sequence MKYFSLLLLGLTILKCGYTTRIPSHFAYKKIAISFIENKTLKPMLEVILTEELENYFKSIPQIKLVTLQEAELIISGVIENYEKKPAVYDAFQNISEWQIIISCQVKGEEKDTEKTVFNSLITQFLNYSVEEDEEKVVKELMKKITNEIYRQLFSQW; translated from the coding sequence ATGAAATATTTTTCTTTACTACTTTTAGGTTTAACTATTTTGAAATGTGGTTATACAACACGAATTCCTTCTCATTTCGCTTATAAAAAGATCGCAATTTCTTTTATTGAAAATAAAACATTAAAACCAATGTTGGAAGTGATCCTTACCGAAGAGTTAGAAAATTATTTTAAAAGTATTCCTCAAATAAAGTTAGTAACCTTACAAGAAGCAGAATTAATTATTTCCGGAGTAATTGAGAATTATGAGAAAAAACCAGCAGTTTATGATGCTTTCCAAAATATTAGCGAGTGGCAAATAATTATTTCTTGTCAAGTAAAAGGCGAAGAAAAAGATACCGAAAAAACCGTGTTTAATAGTTTGATAACCCAATTTTTAAATTATTCTGTAGAAGAAGATGAAGAGAAGGTGGTAAAAGAGTTAATGAAGAAGATTACAAATGAAATCTATCGACAACTTTTTTCTCAATGGTAA
- a CDS encoding IMP dehydrogenase: KFPDIQLVVGNVATAEACLDLIKLDVDAVKVGIGPGSICTTRVVAGVGVPQITAIIETSKILKKYKIPLIADGGIRYSGDIVKALACGADSVMIGNLFAGTDESPGEEILLEGRRYKIYRAMGSLSAMKAGSKDRYFQEEAKKFVPEGIEGLVPYRGKVSEVIFQLIGGLKAGMGYVGAKNLNELRKKARFVRITYSGLKESHPHDIIITKEAPNYEKPKFL; encoded by the coding sequence AAATTTCCTGATATTCAATTGGTAGTTGGCAATGTTGCTACTGCTGAGGCTTGTTTAGATTTAATAAAATTAGATGTGGATGCAGTGAAAGTAGGAATTGGACCAGGTTCAATTTGTACAACAAGAGTAGTTGCTGGTGTTGGTGTTCCCCAGATAACTGCTATTATCGAAACAAGCAAAATTTTAAAAAAATATAAAATTCCCTTAATTGCTGATGGTGGAATTAGATATTCTGGTGATATTGTAAAAGCATTAGCCTGTGGAGCCGATAGTGTAATGATTGGAAATCTTTTTGCTGGAACTGATGAAAGTCCTGGTGAAGAAATATTATTAGAAGGAAGAAGATATAAGATTTATCGGGCAATGGGCTCATTAAGTGCAATGAAAGCAGGTTCCAAAGACAGATACTTCCAAGAAGAAGCAAAAAAATTTGTTCCTGAAGGAATAGAAGGTCTTGTTCCTTATCGTGGTAAAGTTTCTGAAGTCATTTTCCAATTAATTGGCGGCTTAAAAGCCGGTATGGGTTATGTCGGGGCAAAAAATCTTAATGAATTAAGGAAAAAAGCAAGATTTGTAAGAATTACTTATTCTGGTTTAAAAGAGAGCCATCCCCACGATATTATAATCACCAAAGAAGCACCCAATTACGAAAAACCAAAATTCCTATAA